Proteins co-encoded in one Gopherus evgoodei ecotype Sinaloan lineage chromosome 4, rGopEvg1_v1.p, whole genome shotgun sequence genomic window:
- the RHOV gene encoding rho-related GTP-binding protein RhoV isoform X1, which yields MPPQELLDYSPALRRNSTPRGSGPQLGIKCVLVGDGAVGKTSLIISYTTNGYPDEYQPTALDTFSVQVLVDGAPVRIQLWDTAGQEDFDCLRSLCYTDTDVFLVCFSVVNPSSFQNITEKWIPEIRTHNPQAPVLLVGTQADLRDDVNVLINLDRYHGRPVPKLQAEGLAEKIRAQTYMECSALTQKNLKEVFDTAIVSAVEHKARQEKKMTAKGIKTLSKCRWKKFFCFV from the exons ATGCccccccaggagctgctggaTTATTCACCCGCCCTGCGAAGAAACAGCACCCCGAGAGGCAGTGGCCCACAGCTGGGCATCAAATGTGTCTTGGTAGGTGACGGGGCTGTGGGCAAGACCAGCCTGATCATTAGCTACACAACAAATGGATATCCTGATGAGTACCAGCCCACTGCCCTGGACACCTTCTCAG TGCAGGTTCTGGTAGATGGAGCCCCGGTTCGGATCCAGCTCTGGGACACAGCTGGACAG GAGGACTTTGATTGCCTCCGATCACTTTGTTACACTGACACTGATGTCTTCCTTGTCTGCTTCAGTGTGGTGAACCCCAGCTCCTTCCAAAACATTACTGAGAAATGGATCCCTGAGATACGGACTCACAACCCCCAGGCGCCAGTGCTCCTGGTGGGGACGCAGGCTGACCTGCGGGATGATGTCAATGTCCTCATCAACCTGGACCGCTACCATGGGAGGCCTGTGCCCAAGCTTCAGGCTGAAGGTCTGGCAGAGAAAATCCGGGCACAGACTTACATGGAGTGCTCAGCACTGACCCAAAAGAACCTGAAAGAAGTCTTTGACACAGCCATTGTCAGTGCAGTGGAGCACAAAGCCCGGCAGGAAAAGAAGATGACAGCCAAAGGGATCAAAACCCTCTCCAAGTGCCGTTGGAAGAAGTTCTTCTGCTTTGTCTGA
- the RHOV gene encoding rho-related GTP-binding protein RhoV isoform X2: MDILMSTSPLPWTPSQVLVDGAPVRIQLWDTAGQEDFDCLRSLCYTDTDVFLVCFSVVNPSSFQNITEKWIPEIRTHNPQAPVLLVGTQADLRDDVNVLINLDRYHGRPVPKLQAEGLAEKIRAQTYMECSALTQKNLKEVFDTAIVSAVEHKARQEKKMTAKGIKTLSKCRWKKFFCFV, encoded by the exons ATGGATATCCTGATGAGTACCAGCCCACTGCCCTGGACACCTTCTCAG GTTCTGGTAGATGGAGCCCCGGTTCGGATCCAGCTCTGGGACACAGCTGGACAG GAGGACTTTGATTGCCTCCGATCACTTTGTTACACTGACACTGATGTCTTCCTTGTCTGCTTCAGTGTGGTGAACCCCAGCTCCTTCCAAAACATTACTGAGAAATGGATCCCTGAGATACGGACTCACAACCCCCAGGCGCCAGTGCTCCTGGTGGGGACGCAGGCTGACCTGCGGGATGATGTCAATGTCCTCATCAACCTGGACCGCTACCATGGGAGGCCTGTGCCCAAGCTTCAGGCTGAAGGTCTGGCAGAGAAAATCCGGGCACAGACTTACATGGAGTGCTCAGCACTGACCCAAAAGAACCTGAAAGAAGTCTTTGACACAGCCATTGTCAGTGCAGTGGAGCACAAAGCCCGGCAGGAAAAGAAGATGACAGCCAAAGGGATCAAAACCCTCTCCAAGTGCCGTTGGAAGAAGTTCTTCTGCTTTGTCTGA